Proteins from a single region of Sediminitomix flava:
- a CDS encoding GAF domain-containing protein translates to MKMNSLPYIIVQNQLYQQLQTHKDQKEEELKIATQLLDRMAEGEMDLGDLKAYEHVEVVSRIKTLNENLRKIKSQEEKRHWEAEGLARFNQLLRGYEDNISGLCNRLINELVKYIEANQGGVFLIKKEENTEKEFLELEACYAYERKKYLHKKIQKGEGLLGQAWLEKDRIFMTEIPSDYVNITSGLGLATPNALAIIPIRLNHQIFGMVEIASFQKLEGYQIQFIEKMLENVSSIIASVQTANHTQNLLKETQYQAEMLRTQEEEMRQNMEELQSTQEEMNRKQNEIEAANVKMKNNEQVLKKAFQKSKKTEQNLKIEVEQYQKKGELMLVNLENTKDELKEAQLQLEKKEKENVLLKQSLERVKLSSKSLEQEKEKLNEKIENLKKHESFLRNEVNIHKEKTKEHLNQRMTDEEKLTDLRESKQQLHQNLLALQKQYHHSQEALENTNSEKQKMATELFKANEKNIENQNRIQKLEEELKKLKNRN, encoded by the coding sequence ATGAAAATGAATAGCCTTCCATATATCATTGTCCAAAACCAACTCTATCAACAGCTCCAAACTCATAAAGATCAAAAAGAAGAAGAGTTAAAAATTGCGACACAACTTCTTGACCGAATGGCTGAGGGAGAAATGGATCTTGGAGATTTAAAAGCTTATGAACATGTTGAAGTTGTAAGCCGAATAAAAACACTCAACGAGAACCTTAGAAAAATCAAGTCACAAGAAGAGAAAAGACATTGGGAGGCAGAAGGTTTGGCTCGATTCAACCAATTACTGAGAGGATATGAAGATAATATTTCTGGGCTTTGCAATAGACTTATCAATGAACTTGTAAAGTATATAGAAGCTAACCAAGGAGGTGTCTTTCTAATCAAAAAAGAAGAAAATACAGAGAAAGAATTTCTTGAGCTTGAGGCTTGCTATGCTTACGAGAGGAAAAAATATCTACACAAAAAAATTCAGAAAGGAGAAGGACTTTTAGGGCAAGCTTGGTTAGAAAAAGATCGGATTTTTATGACCGAAATCCCTTCAGACTACGTCAATATTACATCTGGACTAGGCTTAGCTACGCCAAATGCCTTAGCAATTATTCCAATCCGATTAAATCATCAGATATTTGGTATGGTTGAGATTGCATCTTTTCAAAAATTGGAAGGTTATCAAATCCAATTCATAGAGAAAATGCTAGAAAATGTTTCATCGATCATTGCTTCTGTTCAAACAGCAAATCACACACAGAACTTGTTAAAAGAAACCCAATATCAGGCTGAAATGCTACGAACACAGGAAGAGGAGATGAGGCAAAATATGGAAGAACTTCAGTCTACTCAAGAAGAGATGAATCGGAAGCAGAATGAGATAGAAGCTGCCAACGTAAAGATGAAAAACAATGAGCAAGTACTTAAAAAAGCCTTCCAGAAAAGTAAAAAGACAGAACAGAACCTAAAAATAGAAGTTGAGCAGTATCAGAAAAAAGGGGAACTAATGCTCGTGAACCTGGAAAACACCAAAGACGAACTTAAAGAAGCTCAACTTCAACTCGAAAAAAAGGAAAAGGAAAATGTACTTCTAAAACAATCTTTGGAGCGAGTAAAACTTTCATCAAAAAGCTTGGAACAAGAGAAGGAAAAACTGAATGAAAAGATCGAGAACTTGAAGAAACATGAAAGCTTCTTAAGAAACGAAGTCAACATACATAAAGAAAAAACCAAAGAACACCTTAATCAGAGGATGACTGACGAAGAAAAGCTTACTGATTTAAGAGAAAGTAAACAACAGTTACATCAAAATTTGCTGGCACTTCAAAAACAGTATCATCATTCGCAGGAAGCATTAGAAAATACAAATTCTGAAAAGCAAAAAATGGCTACTGAGCTATTCAAGGCTAATGAGAAAAATATAGAAAACCAGAATCGTATCCAGAAACTGGAAGAAGAACTCAAAAAACTAAAAAATAGGAACTAA
- a CDS encoding GAF domain-containing protein — protein sequence MQSMHFRDIAFTRVVKLMGICIILTNLISLAIALHLTSSTDRVKIDLTQQAKTLSPKITYLCGIYIHGDSSQRFHIEKTIAEYDRIIQLIRFGGKVKDNDMKYSPPLESPFKEKAMEVADVWMAYKQDAYNIINNPSKIKTYTQPKEIDLNHLDMDSISLYQQKSITNPILLQSYTQLKDKSNHLLFLSDELSQMVLSQTHQTENRSQLLLYATASIICLAVLLLYFLIKRYILFPLDELMKNLKIISGGDYNHRIKKYGNNEVGQVVDAVSNVTEKIREVSSFVTEFSEGNMDVQMAHYDSNVALQKDSFVNAIVKSKNKLQKYISDNKLLQWKSEGKQRLQEMIKNNTEDMDELSKRLIRGITEYLDLPLGILYLINDTSLPIEEQKMVPKGAYAYNKLKLLDLSPDTYDGLISEVWQEHRTIHLKEVPVDYWQIKTGLGEAPPKAILIVPIKSDTTIGLLELGSFVPFTKEQIQFCEEIGESIGGNIIIYQSHLEAKRFQKELQQSRKCISSQNHEIGDLKDHIEFIQNKYENKINEQNSTITSLQKQLKESSHENE from the coding sequence ATGCAATCAATGCATTTCAGGGATATCGCTTTTACAAGAGTGGTAAAGTTGATGGGAATTTGTATTATTCTCACCAATCTTATTTCACTTGCAATTGCTTTACACCTTACCTCATCTACAGATCGGGTAAAAATAGACCTTACCCAACAAGCCAAAACCTTAAGCCCAAAAATCACTTATTTGTGTGGCATTTATATTCATGGAGATAGCTCTCAACGCTTTCACATTGAAAAGACAATAGCCGAATATGACCGCATTATCCAACTCATAAGGTTCGGCGGAAAAGTGAAAGACAACGATATGAAGTATAGTCCTCCACTGGAAAGTCCTTTCAAGGAAAAAGCAATGGAAGTCGCTGATGTTTGGATGGCTTACAAACAAGATGCTTATAACATTATCAATAATCCATCGAAGATTAAGACATACACTCAACCTAAAGAGATTGACCTGAACCATCTTGATATGGACAGCATCTCTTTATATCAGCAAAAAAGTATCACTAACCCGATTCTTCTTCAGTCTTATACTCAACTCAAAGACAAATCTAATCACCTTCTCTTTCTGAGTGACGAACTGAGTCAGATGGTACTTTCTCAAACCCACCAAACTGAAAACAGGTCTCAACTATTGCTTTATGCTACTGCGAGTATCATTTGTTTGGCCGTTCTCTTACTTTATTTCCTAATCAAAAGATATATCCTTTTCCCTCTTGATGAATTGATGAAAAACCTTAAAATCATTTCTGGAGGAGATTACAATCACAGGATTAAAAAGTATGGAAATAACGAAGTTGGGCAAGTGGTTGATGCTGTATCAAATGTAACTGAGAAAATTAGAGAAGTATCCTCATTTGTGACGGAGTTCAGTGAAGGAAATATGGATGTACAGATGGCTCATTACGATTCTAACGTAGCTCTTCAGAAAGACTCATTTGTCAATGCCATTGTGAAAAGTAAAAACAAACTACAAAAATACATCTCAGATAATAAACTACTCCAATGGAAATCTGAAGGAAAACAACGCTTACAAGAGATGATCAAGAATAACACCGAAGACATGGACGAACTCAGCAAACGTCTCATTCGAGGAATTACTGAATATCTAGATTTACCTCTCGGTATTTTATACTTGATCAACGACACTTCCCTTCCCATCGAAGAACAAAAAATGGTTCCCAAAGGGGCTTACGCCTACAATAAGCTCAAACTCCTAGATTTATCCCCTGACACTTATGATGGACTTATCAGTGAAGTTTGGCAAGAACACAGAACGATACACCTCAAAGAAGTACCTGTAGATTACTGGCAAATCAAAACTGGATTAGGCGAAGCACCTCCTAAAGCTATTTTGATCGTTCCCATTAAAAGTGATACAACAATTGGACTTTTGGAACTCGGTTCATTTGTTCCATTCACCAAAGAACAGATTCAGTTCTGCGAAGAAATTGGCGAAAGTATTGGTGGTAATATTATCATTTATCAGAGTCACCTCGAAGCCAAACGCTTCCAAAAAGAGCTACAACAAAGCAGAAAATGTATTTCTAGTCAGAACCATGAAATAGGCGACCTGAAAGACCATATCGAGTTTATTCAAAATAAATATGAGAATAAGATCAATGAACAGAATAGTACAATAACATCTCTTCAGAAACAACTAAAAGAATCATCTCATGAAAATGAATAG
- a CDS encoding MATE family efflux transporter — MKPKNEMAESPIKDLLRKYFWPAFVSVFVNALYNIVDRIFIGQGVGAEALSGLSVVFPIMMIISAFGMMIGQGAGARVSINMGEGNLKRAEWVLGNALLLGCFVSILVTGIGFAIKTPLLNSFGATENTLVYAQDYLNIILFGAIFQNVGFSLNNIIRSQGNARIAMSSMIVSAGTNIILDPIFIFGLNMGVKGAAWATIISNIVLCIYVIHHYLKSEHAIVKFKTHSFKLNKQIITSILSIGMAPFALQIGSSFVQAAANFQLISYGGDLAIGAMGIINSIVLLVILTIFAVSMASQPIVGFNFGARDFSRVKETLRLSIIAATVISIVSWIVIHIFPNQFVQLFNTDSDELLQIGTRGLNIYTMCMPVIGFQIITSQYFQATSKAKISIFLTLLRQVIVMMPFLFILPNFFGLDGVWMVGPVSDTLSALFTSIFLVKEWKKLNLLIENVG, encoded by the coding sequence ATGAAGCCAAAGAATGAGATGGCAGAAAGTCCGATTAAGGACTTGTTGAGAAAGTACTTTTGGCCTGCATTTGTGAGTGTATTTGTAAATGCACTTTATAATATTGTAGATCGAATTTTTATCGGACAAGGTGTAGGAGCCGAAGCGCTTTCTGGGCTTAGTGTTGTGTTTCCTATCATGATGATCATTTCTGCTTTTGGAATGATGATCGGACAAGGAGCTGGAGCTAGAGTTTCCATCAATATGGGGGAAGGAAACCTCAAACGTGCTGAGTGGGTACTCGGAAATGCCTTACTCTTGGGTTGTTTCGTCTCCATATTAGTTACAGGAATAGGTTTTGCGATTAAAACACCCCTCCTCAATTCATTTGGGGCAACAGAAAACACCCTTGTTTATGCTCAAGATTATCTGAATATTATTCTTTTTGGGGCAATCTTTCAGAATGTAGGGTTCTCTCTCAACAATATCATACGCTCACAAGGTAATGCCCGTATTGCCATGTCATCGATGATTGTGAGTGCTGGTACAAATATCATCCTTGACCCAATTTTCATCTTTGGCTTGAATATGGGCGTAAAAGGTGCTGCATGGGCTACTATTATTTCCAATATCGTACTTTGTATTTACGTCATACATCATTACTTGAAAAGTGAGCATGCAATTGTCAAATTCAAAACTCATTCTTTCAAACTCAATAAACAGATTATCACGAGTATTCTTTCTATCGGAATGGCTCCTTTTGCCCTTCAGATCGGATCGAGTTTTGTACAAGCCGCTGCAAACTTCCAACTAATTAGCTACGGAGGAGATTTAGCTATTGGTGCTATGGGTATAATCAATAGTATCGTATTGCTTGTCATCCTTACTATTTTTGCTGTGAGTATGGCATCACAGCCTATCGTCGGATTTAATTTTGGCGCAAGAGATTTTTCTAGGGTAAAAGAAACCCTCCGTCTATCCATTATTGCTGCAACAGTAATTTCAATCGTTTCTTGGATTGTGATTCACATATTCCCAAATCAGTTTGTACAGCTTTTTAATACCGATAGCGATGAACTTTTGCAAATCGGTACTAGAGGTCTAAATATCTATACCATGTGCATGCCTGTTATAGGCTTTCAGATTATAACCTCCCAATATTTCCAAGCGACAAGTAAAGCTAAAATCTCGATTTTCTTAACCCTACTCCGACAAGTAATTGTGATGATGCCATTCTTATTTATTCTTCCAAACTTCTTTGGTTTAGATGGCGTATGGATGGTTGGTCCTGTTTCAGATACCTTGTCAGCCCTTTTCACATCTATCTTTTTGGTTAAAGAGTGGAAAAAACTCAACCTATTGATCGAAAACGTTGGATAG